In Psychrobacter sp. P11G3, a single genomic region encodes these proteins:
- the bamA gene encoding outer membrane protein assembly factor BamA has protein sequence MRTPLIMSAAGLPLVVAMMSMPVQAAEFVVTDIGFNGLQRLTPDSLYPVLPVTVGDTVNDSSLAASIKALYATENFADIQSRVEGGKLRFDVIERPTIAEVTFEGNKLIPKEGLEQGLKNAGLSAGDVLKQSTLQGVANELQQQYISQGYYNSNIEVDQTVLDGNRVKLDVRFVEGKPAKVVDINIIGNKHFSDEEIKDVFAVKESSWTRLLSKSDRYAQEKLAASLESLKALYQNDGYVRFSVDNAVLNISEDKSSVFIEVSLSEGEQYQFGEVNFLGKPTFENSELKELVSFASNEKYSQAKLDETTASLKRRYGNEGYYLAQIRPVPRINDDTKMVDVDYYIDPARPIYVRRINFTGNIKTQDEVLRREMRQLEGTLSSNDKIQLSRTRLMRTGFFKNVTVDVKPVPNQPDQVDVNYMVEEQPSGSSTVAAGYSQSGGVTFQLDLTQNNFMGTGNRVKAALSRSETRDSYSLGYTDPYFTENGVSQGISGYYRKTKYDDDNVSNYVTDSYGATLNYSYPIDETKRLSAGLNVDNTKVRGGRYLGISNVQEILDEGGTKTPEVDTDGVATFKNDYQTYNLLFGWDYSTLDRPVFPTKGMSHAIDATIGLGDANYQKLTYSGNIYYPIYKDVIARGYTKLGYGNDLPFYENFYAGGYGSVRGYESSTLGPKSQVYLDAVNDPDNQTFTAEEVGGNALATFGAELILPMPFKGDWADQVRPVLFAEGGQVFDTSDKEDRTFNDSDVPLLTQDNDFRYSAGAGITWYTPIGPISLSYAVPFGDKEGDETEKVQFQIGNTF, from the coding sequence ATGCGTACGCCTTTAATTATGAGCGCGGCTGGGTTGCCGTTAGTTGTAGCGATGATGAGTATGCCAGTACAGGCTGCAGAATTTGTAGTAACTGACATCGGTTTTAATGGCTTACAACGCCTAACCCCTGATAGCCTCTATCCGGTCTTACCTGTTACGGTAGGCGATACGGTGAATGATAGTAGCTTAGCTGCCAGTATTAAGGCGCTATATGCAACTGAGAACTTTGCTGATATTCAAAGCCGTGTCGAAGGTGGCAAGCTAAGGTTTGATGTCATTGAGCGTCCAACGATTGCTGAAGTAACCTTTGAAGGTAACAAGCTCATTCCAAAAGAAGGGCTTGAGCAGGGACTGAAGAATGCTGGGCTGTCTGCTGGCGACGTACTTAAACAGTCTACTTTGCAAGGCGTGGCCAATGAGCTACAACAGCAATATATTAGCCAAGGTTACTACAATAGCAATATCGAAGTAGATCAAACAGTCCTTGATGGTAACCGTGTGAAACTTGACGTGCGCTTCGTAGAAGGCAAGCCTGCTAAAGTTGTCGATATCAATATCATTGGTAACAAACACTTTAGTGATGAAGAGATCAAAGACGTTTTCGCGGTAAAAGAATCTTCATGGACGCGTCTACTGTCTAAGTCTGATCGTTACGCTCAAGAAAAACTGGCCGCTAGTCTAGAGAGTTTAAAGGCACTATATCAGAACGATGGTTATGTGCGTTTTTCAGTTGATAATGCCGTATTAAATATCAGTGAAGACAAAAGTAGTGTGTTTATCGAAGTCAGCCTAAGCGAAGGCGAGCAATACCAGTTTGGCGAAGTGAACTTTTTAGGTAAACCTACCTTTGAGAACAGTGAGCTAAAAGAGCTGGTTAGCTTTGCATCTAATGAAAAATACTCGCAAGCAAAACTAGACGAAACCACTGCTTCTCTTAAGAGACGCTATGGCAACGAAGGCTACTACTTAGCCCAAATCAGACCAGTACCACGTATCAATGACGATACTAAAATGGTCGATGTCGATTACTATATCGACCCTGCACGTCCTATTTATGTTCGCCGGATCAACTTTACGGGTAATATCAAAACGCAAGACGAAGTATTACGTCGTGAAATGCGTCAGTTAGAAGGTACGCTGTCTTCTAATGACAAAATTCAGCTGTCACGCACGCGTTTGATGCGTACAGGCTTCTTTAAAAATGTCACTGTCGATGTTAAGCCAGTACCCAACCAGCCAGATCAAGTTGATGTAAACTATATGGTTGAAGAACAGCCTTCTGGTAGTTCAACGGTTGCAGCTGGTTACTCACAGAGTGGCGGTGTGACTTTCCAATTGGATTTGACCCAGAACAACTTTATGGGTACAGGTAACCGTGTCAAGGCTGCACTTTCTCGCTCAGAAACACGTGACTCTTATAGTCTAGGTTATACCGATCCGTACTTTACAGAAAACGGCGTTTCTCAAGGTATCAGCGGTTATTATCGTAAAACCAAATATGATGACGATAATGTTAGTAACTATGTGACCGATTCATATGGTGCGACGTTGAACTATAGTTATCCTATTGATGAAACCAAACGTCTGAGTGCTGGTCTAAATGTAGACAACACAAAGGTTCGTGGTGGTCGTTACCTAGGTATATCTAATGTTCAAGAAATTCTAGACGAGGGCGGTACAAAAACGCCTGAAGTTGATACTGATGGTGTTGCCACCTTCAAGAATGATTATCAGACTTACAATCTATTGTTTGGTTGGGACTACAGCACTTTAGACCGTCCAGTATTCCCTACTAAAGGGATGAGCCATGCGATTGATGCAACCATCGGTCTTGGCGATGCTAACTATCAAAAGCTAACTTATAGCGGCAATATATATTACCCTATTTATAAAGACGTGATCGCGCGTGGTTATACTAAGCTTGGTTATGGTAATGATTTGCCGTTCTATGAAAACTTCTATGCTGGTGGTTATGGCTCAGTACGTGGTTATGAATCATCTACTCTAGGACCTAAATCACAAGTTTATCTTGATGCAGTCAATGATCCAGACAACCAAACCTTTACCGCAGAAGAGGTTGGTGGTAATGCACTAGCAACGTTTGGTGCTGAATTGATTTTGCCAATGCCGTTTAAAGGCGATTGGGCAGATCAGGTACGTCCAGTATTGTTTGCTGAAGGTGGTCAGGTCTTTGATACCTCTGATAAAGAAGATCGCACTTTTAACGATTCAGATGTTCCATTACTGACCCAAGATAATGACTTCCGCTACAGTGCGGGTGCTGGTATCACTTGGTATACGCCAATTGGTCCAATCTCACTGAGCTACGCGGTGCCATTTGGTGACAAAGAAGGCGATGAGACTGAAAAAGTCCAGTTCCAGATTGGTAACACATTCTAA
- the lpxD gene encoding UDP-3-O-(3-hydroxymyristoyl)glucosamine N-acyltransferase, with product MITIEQLITRIEQRQPIINKAEIDTEQLCQPLSSVGSLTTASQQQLSFLADPHYISSLASSDAGAVLVTEAYRDQVPTSAIALVVSNPYLAYASASQLFARHSLSNGIHPSAVIADSAVIGEQVNIGPFCVIGDNVQIGARSSLDAHVVVEANTSIGTDCVIKSQVVVGPECVIGNHVRLHAGVSIGSEGFGFAPTKDPSNTGWERIAQLGRVIIGDYVRVGSQTCIDRGAIDDTVIGNHVIIDNLVQVAHNVRIGDGTAIAAQTGIAGSTTIGKRCIIGGAVGITGHIEITDDVVLSGMTMVTKSIKTAGSYSSGTAAMPTANWRRAAVRFRQLGNN from the coding sequence ATGATAACGATTGAGCAACTCATTACTCGAATTGAGCAGCGTCAGCCTATTATTAATAAGGCCGAGATTGATACTGAGCAATTGTGTCAACCACTCAGTAGCGTCGGTAGTTTGACGACAGCCAGTCAGCAGCAGTTAAGCTTTTTGGCAGATCCTCACTATATCTCTAGCTTGGCTAGCAGTGACGCAGGCGCGGTGTTGGTAACGGAAGCATATCGTGACCAAGTGCCTACCTCAGCGATAGCGCTAGTCGTCTCAAATCCATACTTGGCTTACGCCAGTGCCAGTCAGCTGTTTGCACGTCATTCTTTATCTAACGGGATTCATCCTAGTGCTGTGATTGCAGACAGTGCTGTGATTGGCGAGCAAGTCAATATCGGCCCTTTTTGCGTGATTGGTGACAATGTACAAATAGGAGCGCGCAGCTCACTCGATGCTCATGTCGTGGTTGAGGCCAATACTAGTATAGGTACCGACTGTGTGATTAAGTCGCAAGTCGTTGTCGGGCCTGAGTGTGTCATTGGCAATCATGTTAGATTGCATGCAGGGGTCAGCATTGGATCTGAAGGGTTCGGGTTTGCTCCTACTAAAGATCCTAGTAACACAGGTTGGGAGCGTATAGCCCAGTTAGGCCGTGTCATTATTGGTGATTATGTGCGAGTTGGTAGCCAGACGTGTATCGATCGTGGCGCTATCGATGATACCGTTATTGGCAATCACGTGATTATTGATAATTTGGTACAAGTTGCCCATAACGTCCGTATCGGTGACGGTACTGCTATCGCTGCTCAAACTGGCATTGCGGGTAGTACTACGATAGGGAAGCGCTGTATAATAGGCGGCGCTGTCGGTATCACAGGGCATATCGAGATTACAGACGATGTTGTTTTGTCCGGCATGACCATGGTAACCAAATCCATTAAAACCGCTGGCTCATATTCATCTGGTACTGCTGCAATGCCGACTGCTAATTGGCGACGTGCGGCTGTACGTTTTCGTCAGCTAGGCAATAACTAA